A genomic segment from Microbulbifer elongatus encodes:
- a CDS encoding HU family DNA-binding protein — MNKSELIEAIAASADIPKAAAGRALDAMVDSITDALKKGDQVALVGFGTFAVKERAARTGRNPRTGDPIEIAAAKIPNFKAGKALKDAVN; from the coding sequence GTGAATAAGTCCGAACTGATTGAAGCCATCGCCGCGTCTGCCGACATTCCAAAGGCAGCGGCAGGCCGTGCGCTGGACGCCATGGTAGACAGCATTACTGACGCCCTGAAAAAAGGCGATCAGGTAGCACTGGTTGGCTTTGGTACCTTCGCTGTAAAAGAGCGCGCTGCCCGTACTGGCCGCAACCCGCGCACCGGCGATCCGATCGAAATCGCAGCGGCTAAAATCCCGAACTTCAAAGCTGGTAAAGCTTTGAAAGACGCGGTGAACTAA
- a CDS encoding SurA N-terminal domain-containing protein yields MLQSMRDNLKGTAAIIVAAFFGFIMVIGGIDFFTGASGGSAEKVAEVNGEKITQLDLQRAIQNRRAMIESQYGENVPSDLLTDEQLRGPVLQQLVNSAVMRQAALDSGMAMSTSAVDREIVQMPGFQVNGQFDQQMFREGLRRMGYSPAGFRQLLEQEMVMQQFISSVSDTAFSTRTDAENIVAVSMEERDFDYVTLPASPLLDGIEVADEEVQTYYDENQASFQRPEQVAIEYIELTPEQFAANIDVSEQDVRAQYEQEVKSFEANVRRHAAHILVEGDDEAAQAKIAEVQAKLSEGASFEALAKEYSDDIISSEDGGDVGFTSGDVFPEAFEDALANLQVGEVSGPVETDGGTHFIKLIEIADAEPPTFEERKAAISARLRNAAAEREFVDAVSRLGDLAYNAETLAAPAEELGVSVQKSALFSRQGGSGITGEGQVISAAFAPEVLEDGNTSDVLNLTENHAVVLRVIEHKTAGVKPLEEVTAEIVQRLKREKASEQLASKAEQIRDQAASGDGLATVAEAEGLTLETSDKTRRGGFGTRGEVVNKVFAMNAPRPGARTLEQFALPSGDVVVAQLRAVRAGVLARQSKEQREALLQQLASMQGSAELAAVQQFLTGKADVEVSQAEPAQ; encoded by the coding sequence ATGCTTCAGTCCATGCGTGACAACCTGAAGGGAACGGCCGCCATTATCGTAGCGGCCTTTTTCGGATTTATCATGGTGATCGGTGGGATCGATTTCTTCACTGGCGCCAGTGGCGGTTCCGCCGAAAAAGTAGCGGAAGTGAATGGTGAAAAGATCACCCAGTTGGATTTACAGCGGGCGATCCAGAATCGCCGTGCGATGATTGAAAGCCAATACGGCGAAAATGTGCCGAGCGACCTGCTTACCGATGAGCAGCTGCGAGGCCCCGTTCTGCAGCAGTTGGTCAATAGCGCGGTGATGCGCCAGGCGGCGCTGGATAGCGGTATGGCGATGAGCACCAGTGCGGTTGATCGTGAAATTGTGCAGATGCCCGGTTTTCAGGTAAACGGTCAGTTCGATCAGCAGATGTTCCGTGAAGGGCTGCGCCGGATGGGATACAGCCCGGCAGGTTTCCGTCAGCTGCTGGAGCAGGAAATGGTCATGCAGCAGTTTATCAGCAGCGTGTCCGACACCGCATTCAGTACCCGTACCGATGCGGAAAATATTGTAGCGGTGTCGATGGAAGAGCGTGACTTTGACTATGTCACACTGCCTGCCTCTCCGCTGCTGGACGGAATAGAAGTGGCTGACGAAGAAGTACAGACCTACTACGACGAAAACCAGGCCTCCTTTCAGCGCCCCGAACAGGTTGCAATTGAGTACATTGAGCTGACCCCTGAGCAGTTTGCGGCGAACATTGATGTGTCCGAACAGGACGTGCGTGCGCAATACGAGCAGGAAGTAAAAAGCTTTGAAGCCAATGTGCGTCGCCATGCCGCACACATTCTGGTGGAGGGCGACGACGAAGCAGCGCAGGCCAAAATCGCAGAAGTGCAGGCCAAGCTGAGCGAGGGGGCGTCCTTCGAGGCGCTGGCGAAAGAGTACTCCGACGATATTATCTCCAGTGAAGATGGCGGTGATGTGGGCTTCACCTCGGGTGATGTGTTCCCGGAGGCTTTCGAAGATGCGCTGGCAAATCTGCAGGTTGGGGAAGTGTCGGGTCCGGTTGAGACCGATGGTGGTACCCATTTTATCAAGCTGATTGAAATTGCCGATGCGGAGCCCCCGACGTTCGAAGAACGCAAAGCGGCCATTTCGGCCCGTTTGCGCAACGCGGCTGCGGAGCGGGAGTTTGTTGATGCGGTCAGCCGTCTGGGCGATCTCGCTTATAACGCGGAAACCCTGGCCGCACCGGCAGAAGAGCTGGGTGTGAGCGTTCAGAAATCCGCTCTGTTCTCGCGCCAGGGTGGCAGTGGTATTACCGGTGAAGGGCAGGTGATATCCGCTGCGTTTGCCCCGGAAGTACTGGAAGATGGCAATACGTCCGATGTGTTGAATCTCACGGAGAATCACGCGGTGGTACTGCGTGTTATCGAGCACAAAACCGCCGGGGTTAAACCGCTCGAAGAAGTCACAGCAGAAATCGTTCAGCGTCTGAAGCGTGAAAAGGCCAGTGAGCAGCTTGCCAGCAAGGCGGAGCAGATTCGTGACCAGGCGGCCTCCGGAGACGGTCTGGCGACGGTTGCGGAAGCCGAAGGATTGACGCTGGAGACCAGCGACAAGACACGCCGTGGCGGTTTTGGGACGCGGGGTGAGGTGGTGAATAAAGTCTTCGCAATGAATGCGCCCCGCCCAGGAGCACGCACCCTTGAACAGTTTGCTCTGCCTAGTGGCGATGTGGTGGTTGCGCAACTGCGCGCGGTCCGTGCCGGTGTTCTTGCGCGGCAAAGCAAGGAGCAGCGAGAGGCATTGCTGCAGCAGCTGGCTTCGATGCAGGGCAGTGCGGAACTTGCGGCCGTTCAGCAGTTCCTGACTGGCAAAGCAGATGTGGAAGTATCCCAGGCTGAGCCGGCACAGTAA
- a CDS encoding LysM peptidoglycan-binding domain-containing protein, with the protein MVYKKFAVALLAAAVGACTQIDSAPQNANASDNGAAQDPAASGGEHSAISQNILNVTEPALPPDDIWQRLRQGFTLDRETHRPKVKDYVKYFSSNQGYMARVTERARRYIFHVAEQLEQENIPLEFALLPIVESAYDPFAYSHAQASGMWQFIPATGRSFGLHQNWWYDGRRDVVESTRAASEYFNYLSAKFDGDWLLVLAAYNAGEGTVRRARERNARQGKGTSFWDLKLPRETQRYVPQLLALAEVVSRSDHYRVPLHDVGNEPYYAAVNVGSQIDLAQAAELAGVEIEELHLLNPGFNRWATDPEGHHRLLVPREKSARFIEALEKLPADQRVSWQHYRVARGDSLSVIARRYETTIAAIQQANKLRGSNIRAGQTLLIPSASGPNAQYAYAIDQRVKRRQSSGKGQKTNYTVRPGDTLWGIARKLDVKVRELASWNSMAPGDTLRPGRKLVAYSGAQSSESRTTRKLSYRVRSGDSLYRIARKFRIDISDIVRWNKISKNSYRQPGQRLTLFVDTANSG; encoded by the coding sequence ATGGTTTATAAGAAGTTTGCCGTTGCGCTCCTGGCAGCGGCCGTGGGGGCCTGTACGCAGATCGACTCTGCTCCGCAAAATGCAAACGCCTCCGACAACGGCGCCGCTCAAGACCCGGCAGCATCCGGGGGGGAGCACAGTGCGATCAGCCAGAATATCCTGAATGTCACCGAACCGGCCCTTCCGCCGGACGATATCTGGCAGCGCCTGCGACAGGGTTTCACGCTGGATCGTGAAACACATCGTCCAAAAGTTAAGGATTACGTAAAATATTTTTCTTCCAACCAGGGCTATATGGCCCGGGTAACGGAACGGGCCCGTCGCTACATCTTTCACGTCGCCGAGCAACTGGAACAGGAAAATATTCCGCTGGAATTCGCCCTGCTGCCCATCGTGGAAAGCGCGTACGATCCCTTCGCCTACTCCCATGCACAGGCATCCGGAATGTGGCAGTTTATCCCCGCCACAGGACGCTCATTTGGACTGCATCAGAACTGGTGGTACGACGGACGCCGGGACGTTGTCGAGTCCACCCGGGCCGCCTCCGAGTACTTCAACTACCTGTCTGCGAAATTTGATGGCGACTGGTTGCTGGTACTGGCCGCCTACAATGCCGGCGAAGGCACCGTTCGCCGCGCCAGGGAACGCAACGCCCGGCAGGGAAAAGGAACCAGTTTCTGGGACCTGAAACTGCCCCGTGAAACCCAGCGCTATGTACCGCAGTTGCTGGCCCTCGCCGAAGTGGTGTCCCGCTCGGACCATTACCGGGTCCCCCTGCACGACGTCGGTAACGAACCTTACTACGCAGCGGTCAATGTGGGCAGCCAGATCGATCTTGCCCAGGCCGCGGAACTGGCGGGCGTAGAGATTGAAGAGCTCCACCTGCTGAATCCCGGCTTCAACCGCTGGGCAACCGATCCGGAAGGCCACCACCGCCTACTGGTCCCGCGGGAAAAGAGTGCCCGGTTCATCGAGGCACTGGAGAAACTTCCCGCCGACCAACGGGTAAGCTGGCAGCACTACCGCGTGGCCCGTGGTGACTCTCTTTCTGTAATTGCACGCCGCTATGAGACCACCATTGCCGCCATCCAGCAGGCCAATAAACTGCGCGGCAGCAACATCCGCGCAGGTCAGACCCTGTTAATTCCCAGCGCGTCCGGCCCCAATGCCCAATACGCTTACGCGATCGACCAACGCGTAAAGCGCCGGCAGAGCTCGGGTAAAGGCCAGAAAACAAACTACACCGTTCGTCCCGGCGACACACTCTGGGGCATCGCCCGCAAGCTGGATGTGAAAGTGCGTGAGCTGGCCAGCTGGAACAGTATGGCCCCGGGCGACACCCTCCGACCAGGGCGTAAACTGGTGGCTTACAGCGGTGCCCAAAGCAGCGAGAGCCGTACAACCCGTAAACTCTCCTACCGGGTGCGTAGCGGAGACTCGCTGTACCGTATCGCACGCAAATTCCGCATCGATATCAGCGACATTGTGCGCTGGAATAAAATCAGCAAAAACAGCTACCGGCAACCGGGCCAGCGATTGACGCTGTTTGTGGATACCGCCAACAGCGGCTGA
- the gloB gene encoding hydroxyacylglutathione hydrolase, whose protein sequence is MITIRPIPAFNDNYIWHLQQNGEHWVVDPGDAAPVMRALQGERLSGILLTHHHFDHTGGVPALTRTFDCPVYGPATIEGVTHPLTDGADVNLMGNPCTVMAVPGHTLDHIAVLMEDGRERYLFCGDTLFAGGCGRLFEGSPGQMHESLARLAALPPHTRVYCTHEYTLANLAFALAVEPDNQQLVERKRAAAALRERDEPTLPSTIALERATNPFLRTDQPSVRARAHQQGAPDTADAVEIFATLRQWKDVF, encoded by the coding sequence ATGATCACAATCCGCCCCATCCCGGCATTCAACGACAACTATATCTGGCATTTGCAACAAAATGGTGAGCACTGGGTAGTAGATCCGGGGGACGCGGCGCCGGTAATGCGCGCTCTGCAGGGTGAACGCTTGTCGGGCATACTGCTGACACATCACCACTTCGATCATACCGGTGGCGTTCCCGCTCTCACCCGCACCTTTGACTGCCCGGTTTACGGCCCGGCGACCATCGAGGGCGTCACTCACCCGCTGACCGACGGCGCTGATGTCAACTTGATGGGGAACCCCTGTACCGTCATGGCGGTACCAGGGCACACACTGGACCACATCGCCGTGCTGATGGAAGACGGCCGCGAACGCTATCTGTTCTGTGGCGATACCCTGTTCGCCGGCGGTTGCGGACGCCTGTTCGAGGGCTCTCCCGGGCAAATGCACGAATCCCTTGCCAGGCTCGCAGCGCTGCCGCCGCATACCCGCGTCTACTGCACCCACGAGTACACCCTTGCCAACCTGGCCTTCGCCCTTGCGGTGGAGCCGGACAACCAGCAGCTGGTCGAACGAAAGCGGGCCGCTGCGGCGCTGCGGGAGCGAGATGAACCCACACTGCCCTCGACCATCGCGCTGGAACGTGCCACCAACCCGTTTCTGCGCACCGACCAACCCTCGGTGCGCGCCCGGGCACACCAACAGGGTGCGCCCGACACAGCGGATGCTGTAGAAATTTTCGCCACTTTACGTCAGTGGAAGGACGTTTTTTGA
- a CDS encoding class I SAM-dependent methyltransferase, whose protein sequence is MKNTAIRATVEFRTEVAFRGSTADKQVRDVRNKELVMTRMPEKPDKQSLFFGGKAPIAPLAESCEALSDWFDSGLGREILTQQLALVQPVVEGLFGYHLMQASVARQVDFAACSRINHRFKLSPCAEGQGAALVEFDQLPLPSESIDVAVLHHLLDFSPQPHQVLREAARVLIPGGHMVLIGFNPFSLLGLARFFRSSSPYQAGNQLRAARIADWMNLLDLQSGEIERGFFRLPLKHGDLLAKTSWMERVGTRWHLPWGGFYIIVARKEVARMRTIKLNWRGEKKPALSVVPSSPRIAARDRLKPLRPGKQNRNTKR, encoded by the coding sequence GTGAAGAATACCGCCATCCGGGCGACTGTGGAGTTCCGCACGGAGGTGGCCTTTCGGGGCTCAACCGCGGATAAACAGGTACGGGATGTCAGAAATAAGGAGCTGGTGATGACGCGGATGCCGGAAAAACCGGATAAACAATCCCTCTTCTTTGGGGGGAAGGCGCCCATAGCTCCACTTGCAGAATCCTGTGAGGCGTTGAGTGACTGGTTTGACAGCGGACTGGGACGGGAAATCCTGACCCAGCAGTTGGCGCTGGTCCAGCCGGTCGTGGAAGGGCTGTTCGGCTATCACCTGATGCAGGCCAGTGTGGCCCGGCAGGTGGATTTTGCCGCGTGCAGCCGCATCAATCACCGCTTCAAACTTAGTCCTTGCGCGGAAGGCCAGGGGGCCGCGCTGGTTGAGTTTGATCAGTTACCGCTGCCGTCCGAGTCCATTGATGTGGCGGTGTTGCACCACCTGCTGGACTTTTCGCCGCAGCCACACCAGGTCCTGCGGGAAGCCGCACGGGTATTGATCCCCGGCGGGCATATGGTGTTGATTGGGTTCAATCCGTTTTCTCTTCTGGGGCTGGCGCGCTTTTTCCGCTCCTCGAGCCCCTATCAAGCGGGTAATCAGTTGCGCGCTGCGCGCATTGCCGACTGGATGAACCTGCTGGATTTACAGTCGGGAGAAATAGAGCGCGGTTTTTTCCGTCTGCCTCTGAAGCATGGTGACCTGCTGGCGAAGACATCGTGGATGGAGCGCGTGGGGACCCGCTGGCACTTGCCGTGGGGAGGCTTTTACATCATAGTCGCGCGCAAAGAGGTGGCGCGGATGCGCACCATCAAACTCAACTGGCGCGGTGAGAAAAAGCCGGCCCTGAGTGTGGTGCCAAGCAGTCCGCGGATCGCCGCCAGAGACAGGCTCAAGCCGCTGCGTCCGGGTAAGCAGAACCGGAATACCAAGCGCTGA
- the rnhA gene encoding ribonuclease HI, which translates to MKQVTIYTDGACRGNPGPGGWGALLMSGGAEKELCGGESLTTNNRMELMAAIQALQALNQHCRVDLHTDSQYVRQGITGWIHNWKKNGWKTSAKKPVKNADLWQALDAAIGEHEVHWHWVKGHAGDPGNERADALANRGIDELGES; encoded by the coding sequence TTGAAACAAGTCACCATATATACCGATGGCGCTTGCCGGGGTAATCCTGGCCCGGGCGGGTGGGGTGCGTTGCTGATGAGTGGCGGTGCTGAAAAAGAATTGTGTGGCGGCGAGTCCCTGACCACCAACAACCGCATGGAGTTGATGGCGGCGATTCAGGCCCTGCAGGCGCTCAATCAGCACTGTCGCGTCGATCTGCATACCGATTCCCAGTATGTGCGCCAGGGAATCACCGGGTGGATACACAACTGGAAGAAGAATGGCTGGAAGACCTCGGCCAAAAAACCGGTGAAAAACGCCGATCTCTGGCAGGCGCTGGATGCGGCCATTGGGGAGCATGAAGTACATTGGCACTGGGTCAAAGGGCACGCGGGAGATCCGGGCAACGAGCGTGCCGATGCCCTGGCCAATCGCGGTATTGATGAATTGGGGGAGTCCTGA
- the nhaB gene encoding sodium/proton antiporter NhaB, with the protein MNALNDTLPATGSGIGRAFTDNFLGEAPDWYKLTIALFLILNPILLYTTSPFVTGWVLIGEFIFTLAMALKCYPLQPGGLLAIEAVLLGMTSSESVFHEVTENIQVILLLMFMVAGIYFMKNLLLYVFTKLLVTVRSKSVLSLLFCGVSAVLSAFLDALTVTAVLIAVAVGFYAVYHKVTSNRQAHPEHDHSSDDGVVEYHRSDLDQFRAFLRSLIMHGAVGTALGGVCTLVGEPQNLLIAEKAGWDFLQFFTYMAPVTMPAFAAGLITCFLLEKSRMFGYGAKLPDAVREVLSNYASEQERKRTQRDVVELWIQGIVAVILVLSLAFHVAEVGIIGLMVIVLLTAFNGVIQEARIGHAFEEALPFTALLVVFFAIVAVIHQQHLFAPVTHFVLSLAPEQQPGMLFLANGILSMISDNVFVATVYINEVKDALIAGDISREHFDKLAIAINTGTNLPSVATPNGQAAFLFLLTSALAPLIRLSYGRMVIMALPYTVVLTIVALTCVVYAI; encoded by the coding sequence ATGAACGCTCTGAATGACACCCTGCCGGCAACGGGTAGCGGCATCGGCCGCGCATTTACCGACAACTTTCTCGGGGAGGCCCCTGACTGGTACAAGCTGACCATCGCCCTCTTCCTGATCCTCAATCCCATCCTACTGTACACCACATCACCGTTCGTGACCGGATGGGTTCTGATTGGTGAATTTATCTTCACCCTCGCCATGGCCCTGAAATGCTACCCCCTGCAGCCAGGAGGCCTGCTGGCCATCGAAGCGGTACTACTGGGCATGACCAGCAGCGAGTCGGTCTTTCACGAGGTGACAGAAAACATTCAGGTTATTCTCCTGCTGATGTTTATGGTGGCCGGCATCTATTTTATGAAGAACCTGCTGCTGTATGTATTCACCAAGCTGCTGGTTACCGTCCGTTCAAAATCTGTACTATCCCTGCTGTTTTGCGGCGTTTCCGCGGTACTGTCCGCGTTTCTTGATGCGCTCACCGTCACCGCGGTCCTGATTGCAGTGGCAGTGGGTTTTTACGCGGTCTATCACAAGGTGACCTCCAACCGGCAGGCCCATCCGGAACACGACCACTCCAGCGACGATGGGGTGGTTGAATACCACCGTTCCGATCTGGACCAGTTCCGGGCATTTTTGCGCAGCCTGATCATGCACGGAGCGGTAGGCACCGCCCTGGGCGGCGTCTGCACCCTGGTCGGCGAACCGCAAAACCTGCTAATTGCAGAAAAAGCCGGCTGGGACTTCCTGCAGTTTTTCACCTACATGGCGCCAGTCACCATGCCCGCATTCGCAGCCGGCCTGATTACCTGCTTCCTGCTGGAAAAATCCAGGATGTTTGGCTACGGCGCCAAACTGCCGGATGCGGTGCGCGAAGTGCTGTCAAATTACGCGTCCGAACAGGAGCGCAAGCGCACCCAACGCGACGTGGTTGAGCTGTGGATTCAGGGGATTGTAGCCGTCATTCTGGTGCTTTCCTTGGCCTTCCATGTGGCAGAAGTAGGCATTATTGGCCTGATGGTCATTGTGCTCCTGACCGCTTTCAACGGCGTCATCCAGGAAGCGCGGATTGGCCACGCCTTTGAGGAAGCCCTGCCATTTACTGCTTTGCTGGTCGTGTTCTTTGCCATCGTCGCGGTAATCCATCAGCAGCACCTGTTCGCACCGGTTACCCATTTCGTACTGAGTCTGGCGCCGGAACAGCAGCCGGGCATGCTGTTTCTCGCCAATGGCATCCTTTCCATGATCAGTGACAACGTGTTTGTTGCCACCGTCTACATCAATGAAGTCAAGGACGCCCTGATCGCCGGGGACATCAGCCGCGAGCACTTCGACAAGCTCGCCATCGCCATCAATACCGGCACCAATCTGCCCAGCGTGGCTACTCCCAATGGCCAGGCGGCGTTCCTGTTTCTCCTGACCTCCGCCCTCGCACCGCTGATTCGCCTGTCTTACGGTCGCATGGTAATTATGGCCCTGCCATACACCGTCGTTCTGACGATTGTTGCACTGACCTGCGTCGTCTACGCAATCTGA
- the nudC gene encoding NAD(+) diphosphatase — protein MSDFSPAASVFPHPEFHWHIVVSHGEVLCGAQGPLHRSLPVHELAADDALSSTHYLGEWAGKPCAVHYLPFRVALPGCDWRGLRTFLGTVSEPLFFLIGRAMQVVNWDLDHRYCGRCGRHTTYHARDRARVCSSCNFNVYPRISPCVIMLLVRGDECLLARHTHHRHALYTALAGFIEPGENAEQALAREAREEVGLEVGMGPEQLHYVGTQSWPFPGQLMIGYLAEVTGGTLRPDQEEIMEAHWFHKSQIPQAIPPAETLSGQLIRTFVGQR, from the coding sequence ATGTCTGATTTCAGCCCCGCGGCGAGCGTATTTCCCCACCCGGAATTTCACTGGCATATTGTGGTTTCCCATGGAGAAGTCCTGTGTGGTGCACAGGGGCCGCTCCACCGGTCCCTGCCGGTTCATGAACTAGCCGCAGACGATGCCCTGTCCAGCACGCATTATCTGGGTGAATGGGCGGGCAAGCCCTGTGCCGTTCATTACCTGCCTTTCCGCGTAGCGTTGCCCGGCTGTGATTGGCGAGGCCTGCGCACATTCCTGGGGACCGTCAGTGAGCCCCTGTTTTTTCTGATCGGGCGTGCCATGCAGGTGGTCAATTGGGATCTCGACCATCGCTACTGTGGCCGTTGTGGGCGGCACACAACCTACCACGCGAGGGATCGGGCTCGGGTCTGCAGTAGCTGCAATTTCAACGTATACCCGCGCATTTCCCCCTGTGTCATCATGTTGCTGGTGCGTGGGGATGAGTGTCTTCTGGCCCGTCACACTCACCATCGTCACGCCCTATATACCGCACTGGCCGGGTTTATTGAGCCCGGTGAAAACGCAGAGCAGGCCCTCGCCAGAGAGGCGCGTGAAGAAGTGGGGCTGGAGGTCGGGATGGGGCCGGAGCAGCTGCACTATGTCGGTACCCAATCCTGGCCATTTCCCGGGCAATTAATGATTGGCTACCTTGCCGAGGTAACCGGCGGGACCCTGCGGCCGGACCAGGAAGAGATCATGGAAGCGCACTGGTTCCACAAATCGCAAATCCCTCAGGCAATTCCGCCCGCGGAAACGCTTTCGGGGCAATTGATCCGAACGTTTGTTGGGCAGCGCTGA
- a CDS encoding cation/multidrug efflux pump, with translation MYIAITFAIAFVALLLVFWGGKVLLRGNWLMGFLRGSVGLLLLVGALLIVLLALDVYSYRNLGDEHSVGTVSFERLGNQHYMVKFADEDGISQEFELYGDQWQLDARMLKWKGVLARWGIEPAYRLDRLSGRYLTLQDERNKARSVYALEQSNHGVDLWNFLREMDNRVPMVDAVYGSATFLPMQDGAVYEVRISHTGLLARPLNQQAESALNEWQ, from the coding sequence ATGTATATCGCTATAACCTTTGCCATTGCCTTTGTGGCACTTTTACTGGTTTTCTGGGGTGGGAAGGTGTTGCTGCGCGGCAACTGGCTGATGGGCTTTCTGCGCGGTTCGGTCGGGCTGCTGTTGCTTGTGGGGGCTCTGTTGATCGTGCTGCTGGCATTGGATGTCTATAGTTATCGCAACCTCGGAGACGAGCACAGCGTGGGCACGGTTTCCTTTGAGCGTCTGGGCAACCAGCACTACATGGTGAAATTCGCCGACGAAGATGGTATTTCCCAGGAATTCGAGCTCTACGGGGACCAGTGGCAGCTCGATGCCCGTATGCTCAAGTGGAAGGGGGTACTCGCACGCTGGGGTATTGAGCCCGCCTACCGGCTGGATCGGCTGAGTGGCCGCTACCTGACATTGCAGGACGAGCGCAACAAGGCGCGCTCTGTTTATGCGCTGGAACAGAGTAACCACGGTGTAGACCTGTGGAATTTTCTGCGGGAAATGGATAATCGCGTGCCCATGGTGGATGCGGTTTATGGAAGTGCTACCTTCCTGCCCATGCAGGACGGTGCTGTGTACGAGGTCCGGATCAGCCATACCGGGTTGCTGGCACGGCCGCTGAATCAGCAGGCAGAATCTGCACTGAACGAGTGGCAATAA
- the sohB gene encoding protease SohB — translation MEFLSEYGLFLAKVVTIVLALLLVIGFIVANRAQLKDRQPGHIAVTYLNDRYDDMKESLLEAVMDDADYAERKKQQEKEKKAEAKAQAKQRKAELKAQAKSRKGQGKKRESAEAAVPEQAEADAETGAAALEGEVETAGDGSREAEGAKCKRLFVVHFDGDIKASALSNLREEITAILQIAGKKDEVVVCLESPGGMVANYGLAASQLARVRSAGVHLTIVVDKVAASGGYMMACVADRILAAPFAMLGSIGVVAQLPNFHRLLQRNDVDFELFTAGEYKRTVTMFGENTEEGKEKFQADLEEIHTLFQHFVQEFRPQLDIAKVATGEVWFGQRALDLALVDELKTSDEYLTARAANADLYQVEYKERQNIARKMGIAAQLGVESAFSRLFTRLEAWRHQAQ, via the coding sequence GTGGAATTTCTGAGTGAATACGGATTATTTCTGGCCAAGGTCGTCACCATTGTGTTGGCACTGCTGTTGGTGATCGGATTTATAGTGGCCAACCGCGCGCAACTGAAAGATCGCCAGCCCGGCCACATCGCGGTGACCTATCTGAACGACCGCTACGACGACATGAAAGAGTCTCTGCTGGAAGCGGTAATGGACGATGCGGATTACGCAGAGCGGAAAAAACAGCAGGAAAAAGAAAAAAAAGCGGAAGCCAAAGCGCAGGCAAAGCAACGTAAAGCCGAATTGAAGGCACAGGCGAAATCGCGCAAAGGGCAGGGTAAGAAGCGTGAATCGGCAGAAGCCGCGGTGCCCGAGCAGGCGGAAGCCGATGCGGAAACCGGGGCTGCCGCCCTCGAAGGTGAAGTGGAGACTGCCGGTGATGGTTCCCGGGAGGCAGAAGGGGCCAAGTGCAAGCGTCTGTTTGTGGTGCATTTCGATGGCGATATCAAGGCCAGTGCACTGTCCAATTTGCGCGAAGAAATCACCGCGATTCTGCAGATTGCGGGTAAGAAAGATGAAGTCGTTGTGTGCCTGGAAAGCCCCGGTGGCATGGTGGCCAACTACGGACTCGCCGCCAGCCAACTGGCGCGCGTGCGCAGCGCCGGTGTGCACCTGACCATTGTGGTCGACAAGGTGGCGGCGAGTGGTGGGTATATGATGGCCTGTGTGGCGGACCGCATTCTCGCGGCGCCCTTCGCGATGCTGGGCTCCATCGGTGTGGTTGCTCAGTTGCCGAACTTTCACCGCCTGCTGCAGCGGAACGATGTGGATTTTGAACTGTTTACCGCGGGTGAATACAAGCGCACGGTGACCATGTTCGGTGAGAACACTGAGGAAGGCAAAGAGAAATTCCAGGCCGATCTGGAAGAGATTCACACCCTGTTCCAGCACTTTGTGCAGGAATTTCGTCCGCAGCTGGATATTGCCAAGGTTGCCACGGGCGAAGTCTGGTTCGGGCAGCGCGCACTCGATCTCGCACTGGTTGATGAATTGAAAACCTCCGACGAGTATCTCACTGCTCGGGCGGCGAATGCCGACCTGTATCAGGTGGAATATAAAGAGCGACAGAATATCGCACGCAAGATGGGAATCGCTGCACAGCTGGGCGTCGAAAGTGCCTTTTCTCGCCTGTTTACACGGCTCGAAGCCTGGCGTCATCAGGCCCAGTAA